In Candidatus Acetothermia bacterium, the following are encoded in one genomic region:
- the cas6e gene encoding type I-E CRISPR-associated protein Cas6/Cse3/CasE — translation MWLSKLVLNPRSAAVRRDLANPYDMHRTLVWAVAGEAVAGRERLLWRLEPRRNQEPVLLVQTLTCPDWDLLLQRHPGYAQVDPTSPKVFDPKLYSGQVLRFRLKANPTVKRLGKRLGLLTEEGKMSWLHRKMAQAGCQVLAAAVVSEERVVGFKEGAKLTVFAALFEGLLRVEEPGACRKAIERGIGPAKGLGLGLLSVAPPR, via the coding sequence TTGTGGCTGAGTAAGCTTGTGCTGAACCCGCGTTCGGCGGCGGTGCGGCGTGACTTGGCCAACCCCTACGACATGCACCGCACGCTCGTGTGGGCCGTGGCCGGGGAGGCCGTGGCAGGACGGGAGCGCCTCCTGTGGCGGCTGGAGCCAAGGCGGAATCAAGAACCGGTGCTCCTCGTCCAGACGCTGACCTGTCCAGACTGGGACCTCCTCCTCCAGCGGCACCCTGGTTATGCCCAGGTCGACCCGACCAGCCCAAAGGTGTTCGACCCGAAGCTCTACTCCGGCCAGGTGCTGCGGTTCCGCCTCAAGGCAAATCCGACGGTAAAGCGTCTTGGCAAGCGACTTGGGCTTCTTACCGAGGAAGGTAAGATGTCCTGGCTCCACCGCAAGATGGCCCAAGCCGGGTGTCAAGTGTTGGCCGCTGCTGTTGTCTCCGAGGAACGCGTCGTGGGGTTCAAGGAAGGGGCAAAGCTTACGGTGTTCGCAGCCTTGTTCGAGGGTCTGCTGCGAGTGGAGGAACCTGGTGCCTGCCGAAAGGCGATCGAGCGCGGTATCGGTCCGGCCAAAGGGCTGGGGTTGGGCCTCCTGTCGGTTGCGCCTCCGCGCTAG
- the cas1e gene encoding type I-E CRISPR-associated endonuclease Cas1e produces MATSGKSLRELPQFSDGLSFLYLERAVVEQTHGSVTAFRKDDVVAIPAAAVGVLMLGPGTTITHAAVKTLTDHGCCIMWLGEDGSRFYASGLGETRNSLRLMQQAQAWADPRAHMEVVMRLYRFRFSTPLPEGLSLRQVRGLEGVRVRDTYARWSRETGVSWSGRRYDRGSWGTADAVNRAVSSASSVLYGICHAAIVSLGYSPGLGFIHTGRMLSFVYDIADLYKADLAIPVAFRTVAQGTAGVEGRVRRAVRDRAKEIRLLERVVTDLLRLFDGLGGETDGGVVEQGLFSDDGARPGELWDPDSSVQGGVNYGGDGVGEGSPVSEGGTEPVADRDSDRGVCGEGERTGA; encoded by the coding sequence ATGGCCACGTCCGGGAAGAGCCTACGCGAGCTTCCCCAGTTCTCCGACGGGCTTTCCTTCCTGTACCTGGAGCGAGCGGTGGTGGAGCAGACCCACGGGTCGGTGACGGCGTTTCGCAAGGACGATGTGGTGGCGATCCCCGCGGCAGCGGTGGGTGTTCTCATGTTGGGTCCTGGCACTACGATCACCCATGCCGCTGTGAAGACCCTGACTGACCATGGGTGCTGCATCATGTGGCTGGGGGAGGATGGTTCGCGCTTCTATGCAAGCGGGCTTGGGGAGACCCGCAACAGCCTCCGGCTGATGCAGCAAGCACAGGCTTGGGCTGACCCTCGGGCCCACATGGAAGTGGTAATGCGTCTCTACCGGTTCAGGTTTTCCACCCCCCTCCCCGAAGGGCTTTCGCTGCGTCAGGTTCGAGGGCTGGAGGGCGTGCGGGTCCGGGACACGTACGCCCGTTGGAGCCGCGAGACCGGGGTTTCCTGGTCGGGCAGGCGGTACGACCGTGGGTCTTGGGGAACCGCGGACGCCGTAAACCGGGCGGTTTCCAGCGCGTCGTCAGTTTTGTACGGGATCTGCCACGCAGCCATCGTGTCCTTGGGGTATAGCCCTGGACTGGGGTTCATCCATACGGGCAGAATGCTATCTTTCGTGTACGACATTGCTGATCTGTACAAGGCCGATCTCGCTATCCCCGTGGCGTTCCGGACCGTGGCTCAGGGCACTGCGGGTGTGGAAGGCCGTGTCCGCCGGGCGGTGCGGGACAGGGCCAAGGAAATCCGGCTTTTGGAGCGGGTAGTGACCGACCTGCTGAGGCTGTTCGACGGGTTGGGTGGAGAAACCGACGGAGGTGTTGTTGAACAAGGTCTCTTCTCCGACGATGGGGCGCGACCGGGCGAGCTCTGGGATCCTGACTCGTCGGTTCAAGGCGGGGTGAACTATGGTGGTGATGGTGTTGGAGAAGGTTCCCCGGTCTCTGAGGGGGGAACTGAGCCGGTGGCTGATCGAGATTCAGACAGGGGTGTTTGTGGGGAGGGTGAGCGGACTGGTGCGTGA
- the cas2e gene encoding type I-E CRISPR-associated endoribonuclease Cas2e yields MVVMVLEKVPRSLRGELSRWLIEIQTGVFVGRVSGLVRDLLWEKCVQKGGGGRCCQVWPTDNEQGFGIRMAGEENRRLVDLDGLLLVGVRRRVEVAEEDFGGPESD; encoded by the coding sequence ATGGTGGTGATGGTGTTGGAGAAGGTTCCCCGGTCTCTGAGGGGGGAACTGAGCCGGTGGCTGATCGAGATTCAGACAGGGGTGTTTGTGGGGAGGGTGAGCGGACTGGTGCGTGACCTGCTATGGGAGAAGTGTGTTCAGAAGGGAGGCGGAGGCCGTTGTTGCCAAGTGTGGCCGACGGACAACGAGCAGGGGTTTGGGATTCGCATGGCTGGAGAGGAGAACCGGCGCCTGGTGGATCTGGACGGGCTACTATTGGTGGGGGTCAGGAGGAGGGTTGAGGTTGCCGAGGAAGACTTCGGGGGGCCGGAGAGCGACTGA
- the uvrC gene encoding excinuclease ABC subunit UvrC, which yields MAKTSDLAEKARGLPKDPGVYLFRGPDGTVLYVGKAASLRDRVRSYFASRPSPKARLLLREAAHLEAIVTPTEEDALVLEDALVKKHRPRFNVRLRDDKRYPYLKVTAEPFPRVLVVRRPADDGARYFGPFTSSRAMRRLLKLAHKLFPIRTCNLPLGEKTYERPCLLYSIGRCSGPCAGLVTEEEYRRSVDAAAHLFEGRVERVLEDLALEMVRASSEERFEHAARLRDTIQALQRIRERQTVALPDPVDLDALAVAADGDRGYGTVLLVRGGRLIGREGFALSLPHGATAEDALEEFLDQYYTRATAIPPEVLVPSPVPGLTALEAYLARRRGSAVHVAVPRSPERKALLEMAERNAALSLRRAEEEQALPAEEEAVDELAEALSLSVRPWRIEAFDISNLQGEEATGSMVAFVGGRPRRDAYRRFRVRISGRPDDYAMMEEVLRRRLRHGLAELSDPSLSRGRFSDLPDLILVDGGKGQLAVAERVLAELELGGIELAALAKREELVYVPGRGEPVRLPRGSPALKLLQRVRDEAHRFAVEYHRHLRGRRSLASLLDEVEGIGPKRRQLLLTRFGSLDGLRKASLEELLSVPGLPRAAAERLYKALHA from the coding sequence ATGGCAAAGACCAGCGACCTGGCCGAGAAGGCACGGGGGCTACCCAAGGACCCCGGCGTCTACCTGTTCCGCGGCCCGGACGGCACGGTCCTCTACGTGGGCAAGGCCGCCTCCCTCCGGGACCGGGTCCGCTCCTACTTCGCCTCCCGCCCCTCCCCCAAGGCCCGCCTCCTCCTCCGCGAAGCGGCCCACCTCGAGGCCATCGTCACCCCCACCGAGGAGGACGCCCTCGTCCTCGAGGACGCCCTCGTCAAGAAGCACCGTCCCCGGTTCAACGTCCGCCTCCGCGACGACAAGCGCTACCCCTACCTCAAGGTCACCGCCGAGCCGTTCCCCCGGGTCCTCGTCGTCCGCCGCCCCGCCGACGACGGCGCCCGCTACTTCGGGCCCTTCACCTCCAGCCGCGCCATGCGCCGGCTGCTCAAGCTCGCCCACAAGCTCTTCCCCATTCGCACCTGCAACCTCCCCCTCGGGGAGAAGACCTACGAGCGGCCCTGCCTCCTCTATTCCATCGGCCGCTGCTCCGGCCCCTGCGCGGGCCTGGTCACGGAGGAGGAGTACCGCCGCTCCGTGGACGCCGCAGCCCACCTGTTCGAGGGCCGGGTGGAACGGGTCCTGGAGGACCTCGCCCTGGAGATGGTGCGGGCCTCCTCCGAGGAGCGGTTCGAGCACGCCGCGCGGCTGCGGGACACGATCCAGGCCCTGCAGCGGATCCGGGAGCGGCAGACCGTGGCCCTCCCCGACCCGGTGGACCTCGATGCCCTCGCCGTGGCCGCGGACGGGGACCGGGGCTACGGAACGGTGCTCCTCGTCCGCGGGGGGCGCCTCATCGGCCGGGAGGGGTTCGCCCTCTCCCTCCCCCACGGGGCGACGGCCGAGGACGCCCTGGAGGAGTTCCTCGACCAGTACTACACCCGGGCCACGGCCATCCCCCCGGAGGTCCTCGTCCCGTCCCCCGTCCCGGGGCTCACCGCCCTGGAGGCCTACCTCGCCCGCCGCCGGGGGTCCGCCGTGCACGTCGCCGTCCCCCGCTCCCCGGAGCGGAAGGCGCTCCTTGAGATGGCCGAGCGCAACGCCGCGCTCTCCCTGAGGCGGGCGGAGGAGGAACAGGCCCTCCCGGCGGAGGAGGAGGCAGTGGACGAGCTTGCGGAGGCGCTGTCTCTTTCCGTCCGCCCGTGGCGGATCGAGGCCTTCGACATCTCCAACCTCCAAGGGGAGGAGGCCACGGGGTCCATGGTTGCCTTCGTGGGCGGCCGCCCGCGGCGGGATGCCTACCGCCGGTTCCGGGTGAGGATCTCCGGGAGGCCCGACGACTACGCGATGATGGAGGAAGTCCTCCGCCGGAGGCTCCGCCACGGCCTGGCCGAGCTCTCCGACCCCTCGCTCTCCCGCGGCCGGTTCTCCGACTTGCCCGACCTCATCCTCGTCGACGGCGGCAAGGGGCAGCTCGCGGTGGCGGAGCGGGTCCTGGCCGAGCTAGAGCTTGGGGGGATCGAGCTCGCGGCGCTCGCCAAGCGGGAGGAGCTCGTCTACGTCCCGGGGCGGGGGGAGCCGGTCCGCCTCCCCCGGGGCTCGCCGGCCCTCAAGCTCCTGCAGCGGGTCCGCGACGAGGCCCACCGGTTCGCGGTGGAGTACCACCGTCACCTGCGAGGGCGGCGGTCGTTGGCGAGCCTGTTGGACGAGGTGGAGGGCATCGGCCCCAAGCGGAGGCAGCTTCTGCTCACCCGGTTCGGGTCCCTGGACGGTCTGCGGAAGGCATCGCTGGAGGAGCTCCTATCCGTGCCCGGCCTGCCCCGGGCGGCCGCGGAGCGGTTGTACAAAGCGCTCCACGCCTAG
- a CDS encoding OFA family MFS transporter produces MGTVRVGGMPAEKGRWLFVGCGLLANVCLGAVYAFSVFRKPLEELWGIKASESGLPFMVFLAVFALGMAFAGGLVERWGPRKTGILGGILVGIGWILSGFSPNILLLTLLYGVVGGAGVGVAYGCPIAVATKWFPDRKGLAVGLTVMGFGISALVVAPVTGALIGSVGVLRTFTYLGIAFLAALVVLALPLRFPPAGWRPAGWAGAPAKAGTVELDRSEMVRTASFYALWATYTIGCLSGLMAIGIAAPFGREVARLSASLSALAVSVFAVFNGAGRPLFGWLTDRLTPRYAALVSFGLILVAAAALWRWGEGSAIAYFIAFSVLWLNLGGWLAIAPTATATLFGTKHYGKNYGLVFTAYGAGAILGNVLSGVLRDATGTYLAVFPSVMALAALGLVVALVGLRPVKARR; encoded by the coding sequence ATGGGGACGGTTCGGGTGGGGGGAATGCCGGCGGAGAAGGGGCGCTGGCTGTTCGTGGGGTGCGGGCTCCTCGCCAACGTGTGCCTGGGCGCGGTGTACGCGTTCAGCGTGTTCCGCAAGCCCCTCGAGGAGCTGTGGGGGATCAAGGCCTCCGAAAGCGGCCTTCCGTTCATGGTGTTCCTGGCCGTGTTCGCCCTCGGGATGGCGTTCGCCGGGGGGCTGGTGGAGCGGTGGGGACCGCGCAAGACCGGGATCCTGGGCGGGATCCTGGTGGGGATCGGCTGGATCCTGTCCGGTTTTTCTCCCAATATCCTCCTCTTGACCCTCCTCTACGGCGTGGTCGGCGGGGCCGGGGTCGGGGTGGCCTACGGCTGCCCGATCGCCGTGGCCACGAAGTGGTTCCCGGACAGAAAAGGCCTTGCGGTTGGGCTGACGGTGATGGGGTTCGGCATCTCCGCCCTCGTCGTCGCCCCCGTCACGGGCGCCCTCATCGGTTCGGTCGGTGTCCTGCGGACGTTCACGTACCTGGGGATCGCCTTCCTCGCCGCGTTGGTGGTCCTGGCCTTGCCGCTTCGGTTCCCGCCTGCGGGGTGGCGCCCGGCCGGCTGGGCGGGCGCGCCGGCGAAGGCGGGCACGGTGGAGCTCGACCGGAGCGAGATGGTGCGCACGGCTTCGTTCTACGCCCTGTGGGCCACGTACACCATCGGGTGCTTGAGCGGCCTGATGGCGATCGGCATTGCCGCCCCGTTCGGGCGAGAGGTGGCCCGCCTGTCCGCGTCCCTCTCCGCGCTGGCCGTGTCCGTGTTTGCCGTGTTCAACGGGGCTGGCCGGCCCCTGTTCGGGTGGCTCACCGATCGGTTGACCCCGCGGTATGCGGCCCTGGTGTCGTTCGGGCTCATCCTCGTTGCCGCCGCCGCCCTATGGCGGTGGGGCGAGGGGAGTGCGATCGCGTACTTCATCGCGTTCAGCGTGCTGTGGCTGAACCTCGGGGGATGGCTCGCCATCGCCCCTACGGCCACCGCCACGTTGTTTGGGACCAAACATTACGGGAAGAACTACGGCCTCGTGTTCACCGCGTACGGGGCGGGGGCGATCCTGGGGAACGTGCTTTCCGGGGTGCTTCGCGACGCCACCGGCACGTATCTCGCGGTGTTCCCCTCGGTGATGGCCCTGGCCGCGCTCGGGCTCGTGGTGGCCCTGGTCGGGCTCCGGCCGGTGAAAGCCCGCCGCTAG
- the acs gene encoding acetate--CoA ligase: MKWVQPDPKRQNWYWPTDALRERAWVSDAKVYEQAAADPPSFWAQRAEEIAWFKKWTKVYEEEPYAFRWFVGGKLNLSYNSLDRHVEAGKGGKVALIWEPEPPDEPNRIFTYKELLDEVARFANALKALGVRKGDRVGIYLPMIPEVVIAMQAVVRIGAVHTVVFSAFSPEALRDRLLDCGAKVLITADGYFRRGKLIPLKPQADQALAGTQVQKLIVVRRAGNEIPLTPGRDVWYHEVVRGQSPVCRPEEMDAEDLAFILYTSGTTGKPKGAMHTTGGYAVQVYATCKWDFDLHGDDIHWCTADVGWITGHSYLNYGPLMNGVATVVFEGTPDFPDFGRMWAVIAKHRVTVYYTAPTAIRMHVKWGEEWPAKYDLSSLKVLGTVGEPINEDAWLWYFEHIGGGRCPIIDTWWQTETGATCVQALPGIGPFIPTVAGRPFPGIRAKIVDAGGQPVKTGEGGYLVLEPPFPPALLRGLYGDPEKYKGTYFAEFGPNLYFTRDGARMDEMGNIRITGRVDDVMNVAGHRLATAEVEDALSQHPLVSEVAVVSKPDEVKGEVPVAFVLLKKGVQSSPDLQKELIKTVDQHIGPTARPAAIYFAEDVPKTRSGKIMRRVLKALVRGDPLGDISTLRNPESVEELKAVVGYKG; encoded by the coding sequence ATGAAGTGGGTACAGCCGGATCCCAAACGCCAGAACTGGTACTGGCCGACCGATGCCCTGCGCGAGCGCGCCTGGGTGTCCGACGCCAAGGTGTACGAACAGGCGGCGGCCGACCCCCCATCGTTCTGGGCCCAGCGGGCCGAGGAGATCGCCTGGTTCAAGAAGTGGACCAAGGTGTACGAGGAGGAACCCTACGCGTTCCGCTGGTTCGTGGGGGGGAAGCTCAACCTCTCCTACAACTCTCTGGACCGGCACGTGGAAGCGGGCAAGGGCGGGAAGGTCGCCCTGATCTGGGAGCCTGAGCCCCCCGATGAGCCGAACCGGATCTTCACGTACAAGGAACTCCTGGACGAGGTGGCGCGGTTCGCGAACGCCCTCAAAGCCCTAGGCGTGCGCAAGGGCGATCGGGTAGGGATTTATCTCCCCATGATCCCCGAGGTGGTGATCGCCATGCAGGCGGTGGTGCGGATCGGGGCCGTGCACACGGTGGTGTTCTCCGCGTTCTCGCCGGAGGCGCTCCGGGATCGGCTGCTCGACTGCGGGGCCAAGGTCCTCATCACTGCCGACGGCTACTTCCGGCGCGGGAAGCTGATCCCGCTCAAGCCCCAGGCCGACCAGGCCCTGGCCGGGACTCAGGTCCAGAAGCTGATCGTGGTCCGCCGGGCTGGGAACGAGATCCCGCTTACCCCCGGTCGCGACGTGTGGTACCACGAGGTCGTGCGCGGGCAGTCCCCGGTCTGCCGGCCGGAGGAGATGGATGCCGAAGACCTCGCGTTCATCCTGTACACCTCGGGTACCACCGGGAAACCGAAAGGGGCCATGCACACCACCGGTGGCTATGCGGTTCAGGTGTACGCCACCTGCAAGTGGGACTTCGACCTGCACGGCGACGACATCCACTGGTGCACCGCGGACGTGGGGTGGATCACCGGCCACTCCTATTTGAACTACGGACCGCTGATGAACGGGGTGGCCACGGTGGTGTTCGAGGGCACCCCCGACTTCCCGGACTTCGGCCGGATGTGGGCGGTGATCGCCAAGCACAGGGTGACCGTGTACTACACCGCCCCCACTGCGATCCGCATGCACGTCAAATGGGGTGAGGAGTGGCCAGCGAAGTACGACCTCTCCTCGCTCAAGGTCCTGGGCACGGTGGGCGAGCCGATCAACGAAGACGCGTGGCTGTGGTACTTCGAGCACATCGGGGGGGGAAGGTGCCCGATCATCGACACGTGGTGGCAGACGGAGACCGGGGCCACCTGTGTCCAGGCCCTGCCCGGCATCGGCCCGTTCATCCCCACCGTGGCTGGCCGCCCGTTCCCCGGGATCCGCGCCAAGATCGTGGACGCCGGTGGACAGCCGGTGAAGACCGGGGAGGGCGGGTACCTCGTGCTCGAGCCCCCGTTCCCGCCGGCCCTACTCCGGGGCCTGTACGGCGACCCGGAGAAGTACAAGGGCACCTACTTCGCTGAGTTCGGGCCCAACCTCTACTTCACCCGGGATGGCGCCCGGATGGACGAGATGGGGAACATCCGCATCACCGGCCGCGTGGACGACGTGATGAACGTGGCCGGGCACCGCCTGGCCACCGCCGAGGTGGAGGATGCCCTGTCCCAGCATCCCCTCGTCTCGGAGGTGGCGGTGGTGTCCAAGCCCGACGAGGTGAAGGGCGAGGTGCCGGTGGCGTTTGTCCTCCTCAAGAAGGGGGTCCAGAGTTCCCCGGACCTGCAGAAGGAGCTCATCAAGACGGTGGACCAGCACATCGGGCCCACCGCCCGTCCGGCGGCGATCTACTTTGCCGAGGATGTCCCCAAGACCCGGTCCGGGAAGATCATGCGCCGGGTGCTCAAGGCCCTGGTGCGGGGCGATCCCTTGGGGGACATCTCCACCCTGCGCAACCCGGAGTCGGTGGAGGAGCTCAAAGCGGTGGTGGGGTACAAGGGCTGA
- a CDS encoding DUF502 domain-containing protein, producing the protein MRWLRDSFLSGLVAILPLGLTLYVLWLLYRLAYNLFGPDTTFAQLLTRAFGRYIPGVEVAITLLVVLAVGAIVRHWLGRRILWTLEQAVLALPGVRKLYWAARQLIHVLLLMRRDEGLGSQRRLVLVEFPYPGSYVVGMVTSEDLTQVSPALDRDAVSVYVPTAPNPLSGWLLFIPRAKLVPLDLTMEEWVSLVLSGGLVTPSPGKAKESADADQKG; encoded by the coding sequence TTGCGTTGGCTGAGGGATAGTTTCCTGTCCGGCCTTGTGGCCATCCTGCCCCTTGGCCTCACCCTGTACGTCCTGTGGCTCCTGTACCGGCTGGCGTACAACCTGTTCGGCCCGGACACGACGTTCGCCCAGCTCCTCACGCGTGCGTTCGGCCGGTACATCCCCGGGGTCGAGGTGGCGATCACCCTCCTCGTGGTGCTGGCGGTGGGGGCGATCGTGCGCCACTGGCTAGGCCGCCGGATCCTGTGGACCCTGGAGCAGGCCGTGCTCGCCCTGCCTGGGGTGCGCAAGCTGTACTGGGCTGCCCGCCAACTCATCCACGTCCTTCTCCTCATGCGTCGGGACGAGGGGCTGGGCTCCCAGCGGCGGTTGGTGCTGGTGGAGTTCCCCTACCCCGGGTCGTACGTGGTGGGGATGGTGACGAGCGAGGACCTCACCCAGGTGAGCCCGGCCTTGGACCGGGATGCGGTCTCGGTGTACGTGCCCACAGCGCCCAATCCCCTCTCAGGATGGCTGTTGTTCATCCCCCGGGCGAAGCTGGTCCCGCTCGACCTCACGATGGAGGAGTGGGTGAGCCTGGTTCTGTCCGGCGGGTTGGTGACGCCGTCTCCGGGCAAGGCGAAGGAGAGTGCCGATGCCGATCAGAAAGGATAA
- the accD gene encoding acetyl-CoA carboxylase, carboxyltransferase subunit beta: protein MPIRKDKRDRYVSVDVGGREEPLWLRCQACGELVFRRKLRESSYICPRCGAYFFLTATERIAALVDEGTFRDLTPSTSSHDPLGFVDQEPYKERLRKAQEQTGLKDAVVVGEAKIHGHPVMLAVMDFRFIGGSMGIAVGEALAWAMDHAAPHRLPFVFIVSSGGARVQEGILALLQMAKTVAARQQLAKAGVPYIAVLTYPSTGGVLASLASLADITLAEQGALIGFAGPKVIEQTTGERLPPEFQTAKFALEHGHVDQVVARAELRDELGRILSVFQESPHAA, encoded by the coding sequence ATGCCGATCAGAAAGGATAAACGGGACCGGTACGTGTCGGTGGACGTCGGTGGGCGGGAGGAACCGCTGTGGCTGCGGTGCCAGGCTTGCGGCGAGCTCGTGTTCCGCCGGAAACTCCGGGAGTCGAGCTACATCTGCCCCCGTTGCGGGGCGTACTTCTTCCTCACCGCCACGGAACGGATCGCGGCCCTGGTGGACGAGGGCACGTTCCGCGATCTCACCCCATCCACCTCATCCCACGACCCCCTGGGGTTCGTGGACCAGGAGCCGTACAAGGAGCGGCTGCGCAAGGCCCAGGAGCAAACGGGGCTCAAGGACGCGGTGGTGGTGGGGGAGGCCAAGATCCACGGCCACCCGGTAATGCTCGCGGTGATGGACTTCCGGTTCATCGGGGGGAGCATGGGGATCGCCGTGGGGGAGGCGCTAGCGTGGGCGATGGACCACGCCGCTCCTCATCGTCTCCCGTTCGTGTTCATCGTCTCCTCCGGAGGGGCGCGGGTCCAGGAAGGCATCCTTGCCCTGTTGCAGATGGCGAAGACGGTGGCCGCCCGGCAGCAGCTGGCGAAGGCGGGCGTCCCCTACATCGCCGTGCTCACCTACCCCTCCACCGGAGGGGTGTTGGCGTCCCTGGCCAGCCTGGCCGACATCACCCTGGCCGAGCAGGGGGCCCTGATCGGGTTCGCCGGGCCGAAGGTGATCGAGCAGACCACCGGGGAGCGGTTGCCTCCGGAGTTCCAGACGGCCAAGTTCGCTTTGGAGCACGGGCATGTGGACCAGGTGGTGGCCCGGGCGGAGCTGCGGGATGAGCTCGGCCGCATCCTGAGCGTATTCCAGGAGAGCCCCCATGCCGCATGA
- a CDS encoding acetyl-CoA carboxylase carboxyltransferase subunit alpha: protein MPHEDKLRALEEKAAELRKLVEGNELDLREELTLLERKISELKRQHYAALADWDRVQLARRLDRPGGLSFVQALAEGFYELRGDRMLGDDPALRGGVARLGGRPVAILFHHRGGTPEEQRACRFGMATPEGYRKALRIMDMAARLRLPVVTLINTPGAYPGVAAEAHNIAGAIAQCIAAMIALPVPTVAVILGEGGSGGAVALAAADRLLMLENATYSVISPEGAGAILWKDAGAAPKAAQALKLTAPHLRELGVVDEVIPEPLGGAHTDPEGTVGAVRAAVLRHLQELDAMPLDERLHLRYKRYRDVGRQDPAG from the coding sequence ATGCCGCATGAGGACAAGCTCCGGGCGCTGGAGGAGAAGGCGGCCGAGCTGCGCAAGCTGGTGGAAGGCAACGAGCTGGACCTGCGCGAGGAGCTTACCCTCCTCGAACGCAAGATCTCCGAGCTCAAGCGCCAGCACTACGCTGCCCTCGCGGACTGGGACCGGGTGCAGCTCGCCCGCCGGCTGGACCGGCCGGGGGGCCTCTCGTTCGTCCAGGCCCTGGCCGAGGGGTTCTACGAGCTGCGGGGGGACCGGATGCTCGGGGACGACCCGGCCCTGCGCGGGGGGGTGGCGAGGTTGGGGGGGCGGCCGGTGGCCATCCTGTTCCACCACCGCGGGGGGACGCCGGAGGAACAGCGGGCGTGCCGGTTCGGCATGGCCACCCCGGAGGGCTACCGGAAGGCGCTGCGGATCATGGACATGGCCGCCCGGCTGCGGTTGCCGGTGGTGACCCTGATCAACACCCCGGGGGCCTACCCCGGGGTGGCGGCGGAGGCCCACAACATCGCGGGGGCCATTGCCCAGTGCATCGCGGCCATGATCGCCTTGCCCGTGCCCACGGTGGCGGTGATCCTCGGGGAGGGGGGATCGGGCGGAGCGGTGGCCCTGGCCGCCGCCGATCGGCTGCTCATGCTGGAGAACGCCACCTACTCCGTGATTTCCCCGGAAGGGGCGGGGGCCATCCTGTGGAAGGACGCCGGGGCTGCCCCCAAGGCGGCCCAGGCCCTGAAGCTCACCGCCCCCCACCTCCGGGAGCTGGGGGTGGTGGACGAGGTCATCCCCGAACCCCTGGGCGGGGCCCACACCGACCCCGAGGGCACGGTGGGTGCGGTGCGGGCAGCGGTGCTGCGGCACCTTCAGGAACTCGACGCGATGCCCCTGGACGAGCGCTTGCACTTGCGGTACAAACGGTACCGAGATGTGGGACGTCAAGACCCAGCCGGTTAA
- a CDS encoding Crp/Fnr family transcriptional regulator produces MWDVKTQPVKAPDRCRKCRHGCSYIFDGLPPAGRKELEALMRPMEVEVGGMVFHEGMPAFGLYILCQGKIKVAKRTRFGHSQILKLLGPGEILGEKTLFDQETYTCYAKALEPSRLMFIPREDFLPFVRRYPEVGLRLIEKLSRELKVFGEKLVEITSRSAKERVARALLELARAFGQETPDGWDIGLELPRGELAEMAGVSTETAIRVLSDLKDRDILGLPGRRIVIKRREDLENLAHPFRTFLRENLA; encoded by the coding sequence ATGTGGGACGTCAAGACCCAGCCGGTTAAGGCACCGGACCGGTGCCGGAAGTGCCGCCACGGATGTTCCTACATCTTCGACGGACTCCCCCCGGCGGGCCGGAAGGAGCTCGAGGCCCTGATGCGGCCGATGGAGGTCGAGGTGGGGGGGATGGTGTTCCACGAGGGAATGCCCGCGTTCGGCCTGTACATCCTGTGCCAGGGGAAGATCAAGGTCGCCAAGCGCACCCGGTTCGGCCATTCCCAGATCCTGAAGCTCCTCGGCCCCGGAGAGATCCTGGGCGAGAAGACCTTGTTCGACCAGGAAACCTACACCTGCTACGCCAAGGCCCTGGAGCCATCGCGCCTGATGTTCATCCCCCGGGAGGATTTCCTCCCGTTCGTCCGCCGCTACCCGGAGGTGGGCCTGAGGCTGATCGAGAAGCTCTCCCGCGAGCTCAAGGTGTTCGGGGAGAAATTGGTGGAGATCACGTCCCGATCGGCCAAGGAACGGGTGGCGCGGGCGCTCCTGGAGCTGGCGCGGGCGTTTGGCCAGGAGACCCCGGACGGATGGGACATCGGGTTGGAGCTGCCGCGGGGGGAGCTCGCGGAGATGGCCGGCGTGTCCACGGAGACGGCGATCCGAGTCCTGTCGGATCTCAAGGACCGGGACATCCTGGGGCTGCCCGGGAGGCGGATCGTGATCAAGAGGCGGGAGGACCTGGAGAACCTGGCCCATCCGTTCCGCACATTCCTGCGGGAGAACCTGGCCTGA